The sequence AAATATTATATGAGAAAACGTAACCATTGCTTCGTTATATTGTGCAAAAAGGGTTAGGAGCATACTGAGTACCGCTCCAATAAAACTCATGGCTCCGAGAACTTGCATTGACTTAATATATTTCATACGTTTTTGGAGGTTTATAATTTGTGCGAGAATCTGTTTATTCGGAGAATCTTGATGTTTTTCGTAGAGGTCTCGAATAAGTCCTGCAAGTACCACAAAGCGATTTGTATATGCCAGCATAAGTAGCGAAATTGCGGGAAAAATCATTGCGGGTGTTTGTAATGTGAATTCCATAATTTAATCTCCTTTTTAGTTGTCAAAACGATAACGAAGTGAATGTGAAATATAAATTCACTTTAGTTGAATTATATCGCAATGGTCTTTAAAATGAAAGTGGATGTGGGAGATAGAGAGTGAGGTAACAAGTATGAGATACTTAAAAAATCCATCAACAAATCCTTATTTTAATTTAGCACTTGATGAATATGCGATGAAGCATATCAATTGTGAGGAGGATTTTTTCTTTCTATGGCAGAATGAGCCAGCGGTAATTATTGGTAAAAATCAGAATACCGTAGAAGAAATTAATCAAAAATTTATTGATGATAACAAAATTAAGGTTGCCCGTCGCGTTTCAGGCGGTGGCGCAGTATATCATGATTTTGGAAATCTTAATTTTACATTTGTGATTAATGTGGATGACCCAGGAAAAGTCAATTATAAGAAGTATGTTCAACCAATTATTGATGCGCTCGCAAGTATGGGTATCAATGCTGAGGCGTCGGGACGTAATGATATTTTAATTGATGGCCTTAAGATTTCAGGAAATGCGCAACGAATGGCAAATGGCAAGTTAATGCACCATGGTACTTTGTTGTTTGATGTTAATATTGAGGATATGGTTCAAGCGTTAAATGTTGATCCTGATAAAATTACATCAAAAGGTGTGAAATCAGTACGATCACGTGTAACCAATATTAAGGAACATTTACCTGAAGGGACAGATCTTAAAACCTTCTGGGATGAGTTACAATACTTTTTATCAAATAAGGGGCAAGATGCGGAAATTATTCTCGCACCTGAAGAAATTGCGAAAATCGAATATGAAGCAATCAATCGATTTGGCACATGGGATTGGATTTACGGTGCTTCCCCTGAGTTCAACCTAAAGAACAGTAAGCGATTTGCAGGCGGACGCGTTGAGGTCTTGATGGATGTAAGCGAAGGCCACATTGATAACGTTCGTTTTATTGGAGATTACCTAGGTTTAGAAGATGTTGCGGATGTTGAAGGACGCCTCCAAGGAACGCGTTTTAAACAAAGTGATGTCGATGCCGTACTTTCAGAAATGGATTTACGAAAATACTTTGGTATTATCACAAAAGAGGAATTATTAGAGTTGATGTTTGATTAGTTTCAAACAACACTATGAATTTTGCTCGAAAGTAGCAATATCGTTGAATGAAATGCGCTTACGTGTTACATTTAAACTGTAATTAGGCATTACCACTTAATGACCTAAGCAAGATATAGAAGGGAAATGGAAATTTCAATGGCACAAGTTAAGAAAGATAAAGCGTTGGATTTCGCTGCTCAACTTAAAAATGTTGAAAAGCTTTACCCAACATTCCAGATTCTTGATGAAACTGGAAAAGTTGTTAACAAAGAAATGTTACCAGACTTAAAAGATGAGGAGTTAGTAGAACTCTTTGAAACTATGTTATGGTCACGAGCATTAAACGACCGTTCAACTACATTAGCACGTCAAGGACGTCTTGGATTCTTTGCTCCTACTGCAGGACAAGAAGCAAGTCAAATGGCGAGCCACTTTGCATTTAATAAGGGGGATATTTTGTTCCCAGGATATCGTGATATTCCTCAATTAGTAAAACACGGATTACCACTACATAAGGCATTCTTATGGAGCCGTGGTCATGTTGAAGGAAATAACTACCCTGAAGATTTCAATGCAATGCCTCCACAAATTATTATCGGTGCGCAAATTATTCAAGCTGCAGGAGCTGGAATTGCACTTAAAAAACGTGGAAAAGCTCAAGTAGCATTTACATATACAGGAGATGGTGGATCATCACAAGGTGATACTTATGAAGGTCTTAACTATGCTGGAGCATTTAAAGCACCTGTAGTGTTCTTTATTCAAAATAATGGATATGCGATTTCAACACCACGTCACGTCCAAACAGCAGCACCTACACTTGCTCAAAAAGCAGCAGCTGCAGGTATCCCTGGTGTTCAAGTAGACGGTATGGATCCCCTAGCAGTCTATGTTGCAACAAAAGCAGCACGTGATTGGGCAATCGAAGGAAATGGTCCAGTGTTAATCGAAACATTAACATCACGTTTCGGTCCTCACTCACTTTCAGGTGATGATCCAAAACGATACAGAACTCAAGCAAGTTTTGATGAATGGGATAAAAAAGATCCATTGATCAGAATGCGTAATTTCTTAACAGAAAAAGGTCTTTGGGACGAAGAAAAAGAAGTTGAATTAATCGCTCAAATTGATGATGAAATCAAAGAAGCAGTTAAACTTGCTGATTCACAACCAAAACAAAAAGTTTCTGACTTCTTAAAAAATATGTTCGAAGAACCAACAAACACAATTGCAGAACAAATTGAATATTTTGAAAACAAGGAGGGTAACAAATAATGGCACAACTAACAATGATTCAAGCCATTACTGAAGCGCTTGATATTGCCCTTGAACGTGACGAAAATACGTTGATTTTCGGTGAAGACGTTGGGAAAAACGGTGGAGTATTCCGTGCAACTGACGGACTTCAAGAAAAACACGGTGAAGACCGCGTATTTGATACACCATTAGCTGAATCAGGTATTGGTGGATTAGCAATCGGATTGGCATTAGAAAAATACCGTCCAATTCCTGAAATCCAATTCTTCGGATTTGTATTCGAAGTTATGGACTCAGTTGTAGCACAAATGGCACGTACACGTTACCGTTTAGGAAATACACGTAACATGCCAATTACAATTCGTTCACCATTCGGTGGTGGTGTTCATACCCCTGAACTCCATTCAGATAACTTAGAAGGTTTAATGGCACAATCACCTGGAATTAAAGTGGTTATCCCATCAAATCCATATGATGCAAAAGGTTTACTTTTAGCTTCTATTGAAGATAACGATCCAGTTGTTTTCTTAGAACACATGAAATTATACCGTTCATTCCGTGATGAAGTTCCAGAAGGATACTATACAGTACCATTAGGAAAAGCAAATGTTGTAAAAGAAGGTAATGATGTAACAATTATTACTTATGGAGCAATGGTTCGTGAATCCATTAAAGCTGTTGAAACATTAGCAGCAGAAG is a genomic window of Erysipelothrix amsterdamensis containing:
- a CDS encoding DUF2721 domain-containing protein; amino-acid sequence: MEFTLQTPAMIFPAISLLMLAYTNRFVVLAGLIRDLYEKHQDSPNKQILAQIINLQKRMKYIKSMQVLGAMSFIGAVLSMLLTLFAQYNEAMVTFSHIIFALSLVLLVISLVYLLKELSISIEALTIQLQDIKNKNENN
- a CDS encoding lipoate--protein ligase encodes the protein MRYLKNPSTNPYFNLALDEYAMKHINCEEDFFFLWQNEPAVIIGKNQNTVEEINQKFIDDNKIKVARRVSGGGAVYHDFGNLNFTFVINVDDPGKVNYKKYVQPIIDALASMGINAEASGRNDILIDGLKISGNAQRMANGKLMHHGTLLFDVNIEDMVQALNVDPDKITSKGVKSVRSRVTNIKEHLPEGTDLKTFWDELQYFLSNKGQDAEIILAPEEIAKIEYEAINRFGTWDWIYGASPEFNLKNSKRFAGGRVEVLMDVSEGHIDNVRFIGDYLGLEDVADVEGRLQGTRFKQSDVDAVLSEMDLRKYFGIITKEELLELMFD
- the pdhA gene encoding pyruvate dehydrogenase (acetyl-transferring) E1 component subunit alpha, which codes for MEISMAQVKKDKALDFAAQLKNVEKLYPTFQILDETGKVVNKEMLPDLKDEELVELFETMLWSRALNDRSTTLARQGRLGFFAPTAGQEASQMASHFAFNKGDILFPGYRDIPQLVKHGLPLHKAFLWSRGHVEGNNYPEDFNAMPPQIIIGAQIIQAAGAGIALKKRGKAQVAFTYTGDGGSSQGDTYEGLNYAGAFKAPVVFFIQNNGYAISTPRHVQTAAPTLAQKAAAAGIPGVQVDGMDPLAVYVATKAARDWAIEGNGPVLIETLTSRFGPHSLSGDDPKRYRTQASFDEWDKKDPLIRMRNFLTEKGLWDEEKEVELIAQIDDEIKEAVKLADSQPKQKVSDFLKNMFEEPTNTIAEQIEYFENKEGNK
- a CDS encoding alpha-ketoacid dehydrogenase subunit beta, which encodes MAQLTMIQAITEALDIALERDENTLIFGEDVGKNGGVFRATDGLQEKHGEDRVFDTPLAESGIGGLAIGLALEKYRPIPEIQFFGFVFEVMDSVVAQMARTRYRLGNTRNMPITIRSPFGGGVHTPELHSDNLEGLMAQSPGIKVVIPSNPYDAKGLLLASIEDNDPVVFLEHMKLYRSFRDEVPEGYYTVPLGKANVVKEGNDVTIITYGAMVRESIKAVETLAAEGISAEVIDLRTVSPIDLDTIIESVTKTGRLVVVQEAQRQAGVGAHVMSEIAERAILTLKAPVGRVAAPDTIFPFGLAENDWLPNEEDITNKVREIVNFD